From one Nocardioides yefusunii genomic stretch:
- a CDS encoding pseudouridine synthase, whose product MNTPEERRTIELEEDGQIRLQKLLAKSGVASRRKCEELMLDGLVEVNGEVVSRLGTKVDPATAVIHVNGKRLPPINANVYLVLNKPRGVVSTMSDPEGRRTISDLVADRPERLFHVGRLDTDTTGLLLLTNDGDFAHKMAHPSYEVDKTYVAEVEGEVFPNVLKKLRAGVVLEDGPVEVKQVKVIEAGRGNAKGRSIVELVIHEGRNRIVRRLLAEVGHPVIRLTRTQFGPVKLGRLPLGEIRELTTDELGVLLDAAQI is encoded by the coding sequence ATGAACACCCCCGAGGAACGCCGCACCATCGAGCTCGAGGAGGACGGCCAGATCCGTCTCCAGAAGCTCCTCGCCAAGTCCGGTGTCGCCTCGCGCCGCAAGTGCGAAGAACTCATGCTCGACGGTCTCGTCGAGGTCAACGGTGAGGTCGTCTCCCGTCTCGGCACGAAGGTCGACCCGGCCACCGCGGTCATCCACGTCAACGGCAAGCGCCTGCCCCCGATCAACGCCAACGTCTACCTGGTGCTCAACAAGCCCCGGGGCGTCGTCTCCACCATGAGCGACCCCGAGGGTCGTCGCACGATCAGCGACCTGGTCGCGGACCGTCCCGAGCGCCTCTTCCACGTCGGTCGTCTCGACACCGACACCACCGGTCTGCTGCTGCTGACCAACGACGGCGACTTCGCCCACAAGATGGCGCACCCGTCCTACGAGGTCGACAAGACCTACGTCGCCGAGGTCGAGGGCGAGGTCTTCCCCAACGTCCTGAAGAAGCTCCGTGCGGGCGTCGTCCTCGAGGACGGTCCGGTCGAGGTCAAGCAGGTCAAGGTGATCGAGGCCGGTCGTGGTAATGCCAAGGGCCGCAGCATCGTCGAGCTGGTCATCCACGAGGGTCGCAACCGCATCGTGCGTCGCCTGCTCGCCGAGGTCGGCCACCCCGTCATCCGCCTGACGCGTACCCAGTTCGGTCCGGTCAAGCTGGGCCGTCTGCCGCTGGGCGAGATCCGCGAGCTCACCACCGACGAGCTCGGTGTGTTGCTCGACGCTGCCCAGATCTGA
- the cmk gene encoding (d)CMP kinase has translation MSAEQNTPITGRTGIVVALDGPSGSGKSSTSRGVATRLGFRYLDTGAMFRAITLGMLKAGVDVHDADAVAAHAGVTQIVSGTDPSNPTIHVDGEDASVAIRGEDVVAAVSPVAAVPAVRTRLLELQREIIGAGDIVVEGRDIGSVVAPDADVKLYLTADPAARAARRALEEGGSDVAATEASLLARDRIDSTRTTAPLTMADGAVHIDTTFFTLDEVIDQVLELVEAARAGR, from the coding sequence GTGAGCGCAGAGCAGAACACCCCCATCACCGGCCGCACCGGCATCGTCGTCGCCCTCGACGGACCCTCGGGTTCGGGCAAGTCGAGCACGTCGCGTGGCGTCGCCACCCGACTCGGCTTCCGCTACCTCGACACCGGGGCGATGTTCCGCGCCATCACCCTGGGCATGCTGAAGGCCGGTGTCGACGTCCACGACGCCGACGCCGTCGCTGCCCACGCGGGTGTCACCCAGATCGTCTCCGGCACCGACCCGAGCAACCCCACGATCCACGTCGACGGCGAGGACGCGAGCGTCGCGATCCGTGGCGAGGACGTCGTCGCGGCCGTCAGCCCGGTCGCAGCGGTTCCCGCGGTCCGTACCCGTCTGCTCGAGCTGCAGCGCGAGATCATCGGTGCCGGCGACATCGTCGTCGAGGGCCGCGACATCGGTTCCGTCGTCGCGCCCGACGCCGACGTCAAGCTCTACCTGACCGCTGACCCGGCCGCCCGCGCCGCTCGTCGTGCGCTGGAGGAGGGTGGATCCGACGTTGCCGCCACCGAGGCGTCGTTGCTGGCCCGCGACAGGATCGACTCCACCCGCACGACCGCTCCGCTGACCATGGCCGACGGTGCGGTGCACATCGACACCACCTTCTTCACCCTCGACGAGGTCATCGACCAGGTCCTCGAGCTCGTCGAGGCAGCACGCGCCGGCCGCTGA
- a CDS encoding prephenate dehydrogenase — MTLTGPVEVVGTGLLGTSLALACTAAGLDVLLSDVSAEHVRTASGLGAGRAKQPGDRAQVVVVAVPPDHLGPVIASILTETAGTDTVVTDVGSVKAAPLAVVADHPEAARYVGSHPMAGSERSGPLAGHAALFEGRPWAITPHLGSDDAAVELVEELVRLTGAVPVWLTPDEHDRAVARTSHVPHLMAALVAGRLAEAPEAYLNLSGQGVRDVTRVAAGDPRLYAQIVTGNRDAVLDLLGEVREQLDAAITAIGSGDRGGLEEILTRGNVGTRAIPGKHGGPARPMASVWVTIADEPGQLATLFADAVETRISVEDIRIDHDPSRPVGLVELVVDETHADTLLEALAAKNWVAHR, encoded by the coding sequence GTGACCCTCACCGGACCTGTGGAAGTGGTGGGTACCGGTCTTCTCGGTACCTCCCTCGCGCTCGCCTGCACTGCAGCGGGCCTCGACGTACTGCTCAGCGACGTCTCTGCCGAGCACGTGCGCACTGCGTCCGGTCTCGGCGCCGGTCGCGCCAAGCAGCCCGGCGACCGGGCGCAGGTCGTGGTCGTGGCGGTCCCGCCGGACCACCTCGGCCCGGTGATCGCGTCGATCCTCACCGAGACCGCAGGCACCGACACCGTCGTCACCGACGTCGGTTCGGTCAAGGCCGCCCCGCTCGCCGTCGTCGCTGACCACCCCGAGGCCGCCCGCTACGTCGGCAGTCACCCGATGGCCGGCTCCGAGCGTTCCGGGCCGCTCGCCGGTCACGCCGCGCTCTTCGAGGGACGTCCCTGGGCGATCACCCCGCACCTGGGCTCCGACGACGCCGCCGTCGAACTGGTCGAGGAACTGGTCCGGCTCACCGGTGCCGTGCCGGTCTGGCTCACGCCCGACGAGCACGACCGGGCCGTGGCCCGCACCTCCCACGTCCCGCACCTGATGGCCGCCCTCGTCGCCGGACGTCTGGCCGAGGCCCCCGAGGCCTACCTCAACCTGTCGGGCCAGGGCGTCCGCGACGTCACCCGTGTCGCCGCCGGGGACCCGCGTCTCTACGCCCAGATCGTCACCGGGAACCGCGACGCCGTCCTCGACCTCCTCGGCGAGGTGCGCGAGCAGCTCGACGCCGCGATCACCGCGATCGGTTCCGGTGACCGTGGCGGCCTCGAGGAGATCCTGACCCGCGGCAACGTCGGGACCCGCGCGATCCCGGGCAAGCACGGCGGTCCGGCCCGTCCGATGGCCTCGGTCTGGGTCACGATCGCCGACGAACCCGGCCAGCTCGCGACGCTGTTCGCTGACGCCGTCGAGACCCGGATCAGCGTCGAGGACATCCGGATCGACCACGACCCGAGCCGTCCCGTCGGTCTGGTGGAACTCGTCGTCGACGAGACCCACGCCGACACCCTGCTCGAGGCGCTGGCGGCGAAGAACTGGGTCGCGCACCGCTGA
- a CDS encoding ABC transporter ATP-binding protein: protein MTEQATHPEGGQPVIVLDALERIYPGPAPVHAVRPVDLVIGQGDFAAIVGPSGSGKSTLLNVLGLLDSPTAGRYLLDGIDTGPLRPAQRAALRGSKIGFVFQSFHLLANRTALDNVALAGTYAKTPRKIRLARAAEAIEMVGLSHRAGFMPSVMSGGERQRLAIARALACRPAVLLCDEPTGNLDTERSEEILALFEQMNAAGFTIVIVTHDEQLAARAHRRIEVRDGNVRDLPTSEPPCTGPVEAGSQ, encoded by the coding sequence ATGACCGAACAAGCCACCCATCCTGAGGGCGGCCAGCCTGTCATCGTCTTGGACGCTCTGGAACGGATCTATCCCGGACCAGCGCCAGTCCACGCGGTCCGCCCGGTCGACTTAGTCATTGGTCAAGGAGACTTCGCGGCGATCGTCGGGCCGTCAGGATCAGGAAAGTCCACGCTGCTGAACGTTCTGGGTTTGCTCGACTCACCGACCGCTGGCCGGTACCTGCTGGACGGAATCGACACCGGTCCGTTGCGTCCGGCCCAACGCGCGGCGTTGCGGGGCAGCAAGATCGGCTTTGTGTTCCAGTCCTTCCACCTGCTGGCCAACCGGACGGCACTGGACAATGTTGCCCTGGCGGGGACCTACGCCAAGACACCACGAAAGATCAGGTTGGCCCGCGCAGCCGAGGCCATCGAGATGGTCGGGTTGTCTCACCGGGCCGGATTCATGCCCTCGGTGATGTCCGGCGGGGAACGTCAACGCCTGGCGATCGCCCGCGCATTGGCGTGTCGCCCAGCCGTCCTGCTGTGTGATGAGCCGACCGGGAACCTCGACACCGAGCGGTCCGAAGAGATCTTGGCCCTGTTTGAACAGATGAACGCTGCAGGGTTCACCATCGTCATCGTCACCCACGATGAACAACTCGCTGCTCGCGCCCACCGCCGTATCGAGGTCCGCGACGGCAACGTCCGCGACCTCCCCACATCCGAACCACCGTGCACTGGGCCAGTCGAAGCAGGCAGCCAATGA
- a CDS encoding ABC transporter permease, giving the protein MKLRKKRRPRPSSSTTVGVSRIRSGDAVREAVSTIAARPARSILTMFGTVLGCAAVIAILGLTDTARGQITSTFNELEATTVTVTDAQFDKAMQTGTAADSGVYSFPDDTGIRLRNLNGVADAGVYFATAIGADPVTGQPRTIAKRPNIDQKASGTGAALVAWAVEGGTLTAANTQLASGVLFDDFHTLTGQPVAVLGPAAAENLGIPSVLTNPTVFIGNDAYAVIGILSDTGTLPELDNAVMIPAPVAIDRYGRPEQAAKALIRTDLGAAPLIARQAPFALDHAHPEHFSTIAPPNWSVVSDPVQTSMGGLLLALAAIALVIGCVAIANTTLVAVMERTGEIGLRQALGAKPTHILSQFLIESVVLGGLGGLLGSAVGVAAVLIGSIAQQWTPVLDPLLLLLSPALGIATGVIAGLYPSWRASRIPPASALQRM; this is encoded by the coding sequence ATGAAACTCCGCAAGAAACGACGTCCACGTCCGTCATCATCCACAACTGTTGGAGTCTCTAGAATCCGGTCGGGCGATGCAGTCCGTGAGGCGGTCTCGACCATCGCGGCACGTCCTGCGCGCTCGATCCTGACGATGTTTGGCACGGTCCTGGGCTGCGCGGCGGTGATCGCGATCCTGGGGCTGACCGACACGGCACGCGGACAGATCACCTCGACGTTCAACGAACTTGAAGCCACCACCGTCACCGTCACCGATGCCCAGTTCGACAAGGCCATGCAAACAGGAACAGCCGCCGATTCGGGGGTCTACTCCTTCCCAGATGACACGGGCATCCGACTCCGGAATCTCAATGGCGTAGCCGATGCAGGGGTATATTTTGCCACCGCGATCGGCGCCGATCCCGTTACCGGGCAGCCGCGGACTATCGCCAAACGCCCCAACATTGACCAGAAGGCTTCGGGCACAGGGGCGGCCCTTGTCGCGTGGGCTGTCGAGGGCGGCACGCTCACCGCGGCCAACACCCAACTGGCCTCGGGCGTACTTTTTGACGATTTCCACACACTGACCGGACAACCCGTGGCTGTGTTGGGGCCCGCCGCAGCGGAGAACCTGGGCATCCCCTCAGTGCTGACCAATCCGACGGTGTTCATCGGCAACGATGCCTACGCGGTCATCGGCATCTTGTCCGACACCGGGACGCTGCCCGAACTGGACAACGCCGTGATGATCCCCGCACCAGTGGCTATTGACCGGTACGGCCGGCCCGAACAAGCCGCCAAAGCCCTGATCCGCACAGACTTGGGTGCTGCGCCTCTGATTGCCCGCCAGGCTCCCTTCGCGTTGGACCATGCGCACCCTGAGCATTTCTCGACCATTGCGCCGCCGAACTGGTCGGTCGTCTCCGACCCAGTCCAGACCTCCATGGGCGGCCTGCTGCTGGCATTAGCCGCCATCGCCTTGGTCATCGGCTGCGTCGCCATTGCCAACACCACCCTAGTTGCGGTGATGGAACGCACCGGAGAAATCGGGCTACGCCAAGCCCTCGGAGCCAAACCCACCCATATCTTGTCTCAGTTCCTCATCGAATCAGTCGTCCTCGGCGGACTGGGCGGCCTCCTCGGCTCAGCAGTCGGGGTGGCCGCTGTGCTGATCGGTTCCATCGCCCAACAATGGACACCAGTCCTGGACCCCTTGCTCCTTCTTTTATCCCCAGCCCTTGGCATCGCCACCGGCGTCATCGCCGGGCTCTACCCCTCCTGGCGCGCCAGCCGAATCCCACCTGCTTCCGCACTCCAAAGAATGTGA
- a CDS encoding peptidoglycan-binding protein produces the protein MFPKITWWKNRNDSSPSTSQPSTPDAQAARMPGRGWLTALVIVAVAATAGGWVAGQSMLSPREMAARSQPPSATIITAEVVSQKITSAVVARGRIAAVDVVKVGHGSLLPGDAGAEAGSSGGAEDGGGDGVLTGVFTSMGDKVNQGQAVVEVDGRPVIVLQGAKAMYRDIKPLMRGPDVEQLQRSLTALKHYSGAVTGVLDDATKAAVARLYRQLDYPAPVTDGGDGSDQGAVQSARDSYEDASAALAELKGQRTRSNAALAAQLKSWEKARKSDTPDDAGAKPVYEGPSEAEIAQAERAANRANEALGLEVARRGTMVPRNEIVFVPRLPASVTQIGTKTGYAPASSLFTLSPTAVQLSADVPEAQAGLLREGDHVEVDLPDGSVTGVIASIGSTTTPGQVVIEISTPKPLPFSLAGADVKVTFVAAATPGTVLAVPQGAINSDASGGLSVIVQAADKSLTRIPVEVGVAGESLVEVTPKTSDALRAGDKVVIGG, from the coding sequence ATGTTTCCGAAGATCACATGGTGGAAGAACCGCAACGATTCCAGCCCTTCGACGTCCCAGCCTTCCACCCCGGATGCGCAGGCAGCGCGGATGCCCGGACGAGGATGGCTGACGGCGCTGGTGATCGTGGCAGTGGCGGCGACCGCTGGCGGTTGGGTCGCTGGGCAGTCGATGCTCTCACCTCGGGAGATGGCAGCACGGTCGCAGCCGCCATCGGCAACGATCATCACCGCTGAGGTGGTGTCACAGAAGATCACGAGTGCGGTGGTCGCGCGGGGACGGATTGCTGCGGTCGATGTGGTCAAAGTTGGCCACGGCAGCCTGCTTCCCGGCGACGCTGGTGCTGAGGCCGGGTCTTCGGGCGGGGCCGAAGACGGTGGCGGGGATGGCGTGTTGACCGGCGTCTTCACCTCGATGGGCGACAAGGTCAACCAAGGACAGGCCGTCGTGGAGGTTGATGGGAGACCGGTCATCGTTCTGCAAGGGGCCAAGGCAATGTATCGCGATATCAAGCCGCTGATGAGAGGCCCGGATGTTGAGCAATTGCAACGGTCTTTGACGGCACTGAAGCACTATTCGGGCGCTGTCACGGGCGTGCTCGATGACGCCACCAAGGCTGCCGTGGCTCGGTTGTATAGGCAACTGGACTATCCGGCACCGGTCACCGACGGCGGTGACGGTTCGGACCAGGGCGCTGTTCAGTCCGCGCGGGACTCCTATGAGGATGCCTCCGCGGCATTGGCAGAGCTCAAAGGCCAACGCACCAGGTCCAATGCAGCGTTGGCGGCGCAACTCAAGTCATGGGAGAAGGCGCGCAAAAGCGACACTCCCGATGATGCTGGCGCCAAGCCTGTCTATGAAGGGCCGTCAGAAGCCGAAATCGCTCAGGCCGAGCGTGCGGCCAACCGTGCGAATGAGGCGCTGGGGTTGGAGGTGGCCCGTCGGGGAACGATGGTGCCGCGCAACGAAATCGTGTTCGTTCCACGCCTGCCGGCTTCGGTGACCCAGATCGGCACCAAAACCGGTTATGCCCCGGCCAGCTCGCTGTTCACGCTGAGCCCGACTGCGGTGCAGCTCTCTGCCGACGTCCCCGAAGCCCAAGCGGGTCTTCTCCGCGAGGGTGACCATGTCGAGGTCGACCTGCCGGACGGTTCGGTCACCGGAGTCATTGCCTCCATCGGCAGCACAACAACGCCTGGACAGGTCGTGATCGAGATCTCCACTCCGAAGCCTCTTCCTTTTTCACTGGCAGGGGCCGATGTCAAGGTGACGTTTGTGGCTGCCGCGACACCGGGGACGGTCCTTGCCGTCCCACAGGGAGCGATCAATTCCGACGCAAGTGGGGGGTTGTCGGTGATCGTCCAGGCAGCCGACAAGTCACTCACCCGGATACCCGTCGAGGTCGGTGTTGCTGGGGAGAGCTTGGTCGAGGTCACACCCAAGACCTCGGACGCCCTGCGCGCGGGTGACAAGGTGGTGATCGGCGGATGA
- a CDS encoding segregation and condensation protein A, whose product MPPASSVAGAAQPSADVKVAENREFSVHLDVFEGPFDLLLGLIAKHKLDITEVALSQVTDEFIAHVRALGPEGDLEQTTSFLLVAATLLDLKAARLLPQAEVEDDEDLALLEAKDLLFARLLQYRAFKEVAGVLEQRLGSEALRYPRAVGLEERFANLLPDVLIGVGLEQFAAMAAKALTPKLAPQIPTAHVHAPHVSVRDQAELVADRLREHGTLTFAELCADAEDTLTTVARFLALLELFRDAVLAFDQTTPMGELRVTWVGESATPADLSGVDEFDGTARTDHADHDPEEPRAAL is encoded by the coding sequence GTGCCCCCGGCGTCCTCTGTCGCCGGTGCCGCTCAGCCCAGCGCCGACGTGAAGGTGGCGGAGAACCGCGAGTTCTCCGTCCACCTCGACGTCTTCGAGGGTCCCTTCGACCTGCTCCTCGGCCTCATTGCCAAGCACAAGCTCGACATCACCGAGGTGGCACTCAGTCAGGTCACCGACGAGTTCATCGCCCACGTCCGAGCCCTGGGGCCCGAGGGCGACCTGGAACAGACGACGTCGTTCCTGCTCGTCGCGGCCACTCTGCTGGACCTCAAGGCTGCCCGCCTGCTGCCCCAGGCCGAGGTGGAGGACGACGAGGACCTGGCGCTCCTGGAGGCCAAGGACCTGCTCTTCGCCCGCCTGCTGCAGTACCGCGCCTTCAAGGAGGTCGCCGGTGTGCTGGAGCAGCGTCTGGGATCGGAGGCACTGCGCTACCCGCGCGCCGTCGGGCTGGAGGAACGGTTCGCGAACCTGCTGCCGGACGTCCTCATCGGGGTCGGGCTGGAGCAGTTCGCGGCGATGGCAGCCAAGGCACTCACACCCAAGTTGGCCCCGCAGATCCCGACCGCGCACGTGCACGCACCGCACGTCTCAGTGCGTGACCAGGCCGAGCTCGTTGCCGACCGGCTCCGCGAGCACGGCACCCTGACCTTCGCCGAACTCTGCGCGGACGCCGAGGACACGCTCACGACCGTGGCGCGGTTCCTGGCGCTGCTGGAACTGTTCCGCGACGCCGTGCTCGCCTTCGACCAGACGACCCCGATGGGCGAACTCCGCGTCACCTGGGTGGGGGAGAGCGCCACGCCAGCAGACCTCTCCGGTGTCGACGAGTTCGACGGCACCGCGCGTACCGACCACGCCGACCACGATCCGGAGGAACCTCGTGCAGCCCTCTGA
- a CDS encoding RNA polymerase sigma factor → MRSRDELAAQFENLATDYRDRLMGYLLKRVSFDDAPDLAAATLLTAWRRARVMPTDEEQAFWWLLSIARRTTANYRRGIIRQNALADRLRAVPMSVQPAVDTEAQLVLRDAIAKLSDDDQELVKLVYWDGLPINAAATVLSIGEATARKRMQRARKSLRVTLESEDDQITQRA, encoded by the coding sequence TTGAGAAGCCGCGACGAACTCGCCGCCCAGTTCGAGAACCTTGCAACTGACTACAGAGATCGCCTGATGGGATATTTACTCAAACGGGTTTCGTTCGACGACGCCCCAGATTTGGCCGCAGCAACACTGTTAACTGCGTGGCGACGGGCACGGGTGATGCCAACAGACGAGGAACAAGCCTTCTGGTGGCTCCTATCTATCGCTCGCAGAACCACGGCAAACTACCGACGAGGCATCATCCGCCAAAATGCCCTAGCCGATCGGCTTCGCGCAGTTCCCATGTCAGTCCAACCGGCCGTGGACACCGAGGCGCAACTCGTGCTCCGTGATGCCATCGCGAAGCTCTCCGACGACGACCAAGAACTCGTCAAACTCGTCTATTGGGACGGCCTGCCGATCAATGCCGCCGCCACTGTCCTCAGCATCGGCGAAGCGACCGCTCGAAAACGTATGCAACGAGCCCGCAAGAGCCTCCGAGTAACCCTGGAATCGGAGGACGACCAAATCACCCAACGTGCATAG
- the der gene encoding ribosome biogenesis GTPase Der: MTETPDVDTHVGPTPVLAVVGRPNVGKSTLVNRIIGRREAVVEDRPGVTRDRVSYDANWNGRIFTVVDTGGWDPDAEGLAEAISGQAEVAVSLADAVLFVVDATVGITDTDAAVVKVLRKSGKPVVLAANKVDDMRTEAEAYGLWNLGLGEPYPISALHGRGSGDLLDACLRALPELPEHGFEEVGGPRRIAIVGKPNVGKSSLLNKLAGENRVVVDNAAGTTVDPVDELVELGGETWRFIDTAGIRKRVKEASGHEYYASLRTTTAIDRAEVAVLVIDGGQTISEQDMRIIQTIREAGRALVIAFNKWDLVDDERRYYLEREIERDLVQVQWAPRINVTARTGWHIDRLVPALNKALEGWETRVGTGALNTFLGRLVSEHPHPVRGGKQPKVLFGTQVATAPPHFVLFTSGKLDAAYERFIERRLRETFGFVGTPIQIEQRVREKRKRS; the protein is encoded by the coding sequence ATGACCGAGACCCCGGACGTCGACACTCACGTCGGCCCCACCCCCGTCCTGGCCGTCGTCGGCCGCCCCAACGTGGGCAAGTCGACGCTCGTCAACCGCATCATCGGCCGTCGTGAGGCCGTCGTCGAGGACCGCCCCGGCGTGACCCGCGACCGTGTCTCCTACGACGCCAACTGGAACGGCCGCATCTTCACGGTCGTCGACACCGGCGGTTGGGACCCCGACGCCGAGGGCCTCGCCGAGGCCATCTCCGGCCAGGCCGAGGTCGCGGTGTCGCTGGCTGACGCCGTGCTCTTCGTCGTCGACGCCACCGTCGGCATCACCGACACCGACGCCGCTGTCGTGAAGGTCCTGCGCAAGTCCGGCAAGCCGGTCGTGCTGGCCGCCAACAAGGTGGACGACATGCGCACCGAGGCCGAGGCCTACGGTCTGTGGAACCTCGGTCTGGGCGAGCCCTACCCGATCTCCGCGCTGCACGGCCGTGGCTCCGGCGACCTGCTGGACGCCTGCCTGCGTGCACTGCCCGAACTCCCCGAGCACGGCTTCGAAGAGGTCGGCGGTCCGCGTCGCATCGCGATCGTCGGCAAGCCCAACGTCGGCAAGTCGTCGCTGCTCAACAAGCTCGCCGGCGAGAACCGCGTCGTGGTCGACAACGCTGCCGGCACCACTGTCGACCCGGTCGACGAGCTGGTCGAGCTCGGTGGCGAGACCTGGCGCTTCATCGACACCGCGGGCATCCGCAAGCGTGTCAAGGAAGCCTCGGGTCACGAGTACTACGCCTCGCTGCGCACCACGACCGCGATCGACCGCGCCGAGGTGGCCGTCCTCGTCATCGACGGTGGCCAGACCATCTCCGAGCAGGACATGCGCATCATCCAGACGATCCGCGAGGCGGGCCGTGCACTGGTGATCGCGTTCAACAAGTGGGACCTCGTCGACGACGAGCGCCGCTACTACCTGGAGCGCGAGATCGAGCGCGACCTCGTTCAGGTCCAGTGGGCTCCGCGCATCAACGTGACCGCCCGTACCGGTTGGCACATCGACCGCCTCGTCCCGGCGCTGAACAAGGCGCTCGAGGGCTGGGAGACCCGCGTGGGCACCGGTGCGCTCAACACGTTCCTGGGACGTCTCGTCTCCGAGCACCCGCACCCGGTGCGTGGCGGCAAGCAGCCGAAGGTCCTCTTCGGCACCCAGGTCGCGACCGCTCCGCCGCACTTCGTGCTGTTCACCTCCGGCAAGCTCGACGCCGCCTACGAGCGCTTCATCGAGCGTCGTCTGCGCGAGACCTTCGGTTTCGTCGGTACGCCGATCCAGATCGAGCAGCGCGTGCGCGAGAAGCGCAAGCGTTCCTGA
- the scpB gene encoding SMC-Scp complex subunit ScpB — translation MQPSDDSRFRAALEAVLMVADQPLDATTLADAVGRGPEEVTTALRALAGEYTAQGRGFDLRPVAGGWRFYTRPEYADVVEAFVLEGQQARLTQAALETLSVVAYKQPVSRARISAIRGVNVDGVMRTLLARGLVEPCGTDETSGANLYRTTSYFLERIGVTSLDDLPELAPYLPDMVDVEDELAAVAGPAPSTQHTHDPAAPDVEETDASA, via the coding sequence GTGCAGCCCTCTGACGACTCCCGTTTCCGGGCAGCCCTGGAAGCCGTCCTGATGGTCGCCGACCAGCCCCTGGACGCCACCACGCTCGCCGACGCGGTGGGCCGTGGGCCCGAGGAGGTCACCACCGCCCTGCGTGCTCTGGCGGGGGAGTACACCGCCCAGGGACGCGGCTTCGACCTGCGCCCCGTCGCCGGAGGCTGGCGCTTCTACACCCGACCCGAGTACGCCGACGTCGTCGAGGCGTTCGTGCTGGAGGGTCAGCAGGCCCGCCTCACCCAAGCGGCGCTGGAGACGTTGTCGGTGGTCGCCTACAAGCAGCCGGTCTCCCGGGCCCGGATCTCGGCGATCCGTGGCGTCAACGTCGACGGCGTGATGCGGACCCTGCTGGCGCGCGGACTGGTGGAACCGTGCGGGACCGACGAGACTTCAGGGGCGAACCTGTACCGCACCACCAGTTACTTCCTGGAACGGATCGGGGTGACCAGCCTCGACGACCTGCCCGAGCTGGCCCCGTACCTGCCCGACATGGTCGACGTCGAGGACGAACTGGCCGCGGTGGCAGGACCCGCCCCCAGCACCCAGCACACGCACGACCCCGCAGCCCCCGACGTAGAAGAGACGGACGCATCCGCATGA
- a CDS encoding ParA family protein, whose amino-acid sequence MSEPLAVQTQVDPAAEIGPTGRPLPVFPEPTPITTHGNARIVAMCNQKGGVGKTTTTINLGAALAEYGRKVLLVDFDPQGSLSVGLGLNPHDMEFTVYNLLLQDDIDFTDVVVETGIEGVDLLPSNIDLSAAEVQLVNEVAREQTLLRALEPALEFYDVILIDCQPSLGLLTVNALTAAHGVIVPLECEYFALRGVALLKTTIDKVRQRLNPRLQVDGVLGTMFDGRTLHSREVMERLVQAWGDTVFHTVIRRTVKFADSSVAGEPITSYASSSPGAEAYRQLAREVAARWHVG is encoded by the coding sequence GTGAGCGAGCCCCTCGCCGTCCAGACCCAGGTCGATCCCGCAGCCGAGATCGGCCCCACCGGCCGTCCGCTGCCGGTTTTCCCCGAGCCGACCCCGATCACCACGCACGGCAACGCGCGGATCGTGGCGATGTGCAACCAGAAGGGTGGCGTCGGCAAGACCACGACCACCATCAACCTGGGTGCCGCCCTCGCGGAGTACGGCCGCAAGGTCCTCCTCGTCGACTTCGACCCGCAGGGATCGCTCTCGGTCGGCCTGGGGCTCAACCCCCACGACATGGAGTTCACGGTCTACAACCTGCTGCTGCAGGACGACATCGACTTCACCGACGTCGTCGTCGAGACCGGCATCGAGGGCGTCGACCTGCTGCCGTCCAACATCGACCTCTCGGCCGCCGAGGTGCAGCTGGTCAACGAGGTCGCCCGTGAGCAGACCCTGCTCCGCGCCCTCGAGCCCGCCCTCGAGTTCTACGACGTCATCCTGATCGACTGCCAGCCGTCGCTCGGTCTGCTGACCGTCAACGCGCTGACGGCCGCCCACGGCGTCATCGTGCCGCTCGAGTGCGAGTACTTCGCGCTGCGTGGCGTCGCGCTGCTCAAGACCACCATCGACAAGGTCCGCCAGCGTCTCAACCCGCGTCTGCAGGTCGACGGCGTCCTGGGCACCATGTTCGACGGCCGCACGCTGCACAGCCGCGAGGTCATGGAGCGTCTGGTCCAGGCGTGGGGAGACACCGTCTTCCACACCGTCATCCGTCGCACGGTGAAGTTCGCCGACTCCAGCGTCGCCGGTGAGCCGATCACCTCCTACGCCTCCTCCTCGCCCGGCGCGGAGGCCTACCGTCAGCTCGCACGGGAGGTGGCCGCCCGGTGGCACGTCGGGTGA